A genome region from Geobacter pickeringii includes the following:
- a CDS encoding cation:proton antiporter domain-containing protein has product MEHSFLTDLEILLGLAVATVVILRRLRFPSIIGFLATGIMAGPYGLGLIGNARQVEQMAEIGVVLLLFTIGIEFSLKELMRIRHLVLWGGGLQVALTIGIVTLLGVAVGFSPAQSAFFGFLVALSSTAILMKLLMDAGELDAPHGKATLGILIFQDLCVVPLMLFTPFLAGAGDGVRGIVAVSLKATAVVLVAHFGARFAVPWLFTQVVRSRSRELFILAIIFVGFGTAWVTAQVGLSLALGAFIAGLAISESEYSHQALGDIIPFRDAFMSLFFISVGMLLDPATLIERPLLVGSLVLVILLVKGVVTAGTGIAVGLPIRTAVVTSLALAQIGEFSFVLCQTGLQHGLLTPALYQVFLAASVVTMALTPVCLAAAPSVAGGIAALLPAAIARGRGDLLGKEEQVALAGHVVIVGFGVNGRNLSRVLTHQGIPHVVIETNALTVNAERKKGVPIMFGDASRPEVLGHAGIERARIAVIAISDAAATRRIVAQARQMAPTLHIIVRTRYVAEMEPLYKLGANEVIPEEFETSVEIFTRVLRTFLVPYDRIDQCTAEVRRGSYEIFRAMSRRHSHAVGIAGFLSGAEIGTFRVKRGAPLEGESLSQGTLRSRSGATLLVIKRGEEVAPNPDPVWELREGDVALLLGTPDQLAAAASLFEARRRDAHHSKGVSS; this is encoded by the coding sequence GTGGAACACTCCTTTCTCACCGATCTGGAGATCCTGCTCGGACTGGCGGTGGCGACGGTCGTCATCCTCCGCCGGCTCCGGTTCCCCTCCATCATCGGCTTTCTCGCCACCGGCATCATGGCTGGCCCCTATGGCCTCGGCCTCATCGGCAACGCCCGCCAGGTGGAGCAGATGGCCGAGATCGGGGTGGTGCTTCTCCTCTTCACCATCGGCATCGAGTTCTCCCTCAAGGAGCTGATGCGGATCCGGCATCTCGTCCTCTGGGGCGGGGGGCTCCAGGTCGCCCTGACCATCGGCATCGTGACGCTGCTCGGCGTCGCCGTCGGTTTTTCCCCGGCACAGTCGGCCTTCTTCGGCTTTCTCGTCGCCCTCTCCAGCACCGCCATCCTGATGAAGCTCCTGATGGATGCCGGCGAGCTCGACGCCCCCCACGGCAAGGCCACCCTCGGCATCCTCATCTTTCAGGACCTCTGCGTTGTCCCCCTCATGCTTTTCACCCCCTTTCTCGCCGGAGCGGGGGACGGGGTGCGGGGGATCGTCGCCGTCTCGCTCAAGGCGACGGCGGTGGTGCTCGTGGCCCACTTCGGCGCCCGGTTCGCCGTGCCGTGGCTCTTTACCCAGGTGGTCCGGAGCCGCAGCCGCGAGCTCTTCATCTTGGCCATCATCTTCGTCGGCTTCGGCACGGCGTGGGTCACGGCCCAGGTGGGGCTGTCGCTGGCGCTGGGCGCCTTCATCGCCGGCCTTGCCATCTCGGAATCGGAATACAGCCACCAGGCCCTGGGGGACATCATTCCGTTCCGCGACGCCTTCATGAGCCTCTTCTTCATCTCCGTCGGGATGCTGCTGGACCCGGCAACGCTCATCGAGCGGCCGCTGCTGGTGGGCTCCCTCGTTCTGGTGATCCTGCTGGTGAAGGGGGTGGTGACCGCCGGCACCGGCATCGCCGTCGGCCTCCCCATCCGCACCGCCGTCGTCACCTCCCTGGCCCTGGCCCAGATCGGCGAGTTTTCCTTCGTCCTTTGCCAGACCGGCCTGCAGCACGGACTCCTGACCCCGGCGCTCTACCAGGTCTTTCTCGCCGCCTCGGTGGTTACCATGGCACTCACCCCGGTCTGCCTCGCGGCGGCGCCGTCCGTCGCCGGAGGGATCGCGGCGCTGCTCCCCGCAGCCATCGCCCGGGGGCGCGGCGACCTGCTCGGGAAGGAGGAGCAGGTGGCGCTCGCGGGGCACGTCGTCATCGTCGGCTTCGGGGTGAACGGCCGGAACCTGTCGCGGGTGCTGACGCATCAGGGGATCCCCCATGTGGTGATCGAAACCAACGCCCTCACCGTCAACGCCGAACGGAAGAAGGGGGTGCCGATCATGTTCGGCGACGCCTCCCGCCCCGAGGTCCTCGGCCACGCCGGCATCGAGCGGGCGCGGATCGCCGTCATCGCCATTTCCGACGCCGCCGCCACCCGCCGGATCGTGGCCCAGGCGCGGCAGATGGCCCCCACGCTCCACATCATTGTCCGGACCCGCTATGTGGCCGAGATGGAGCCCCTCTACAAGCTGGGGGCCAACGAGGTAATCCCGGAGGAGTTCGAGACCTCCGTCGAGATTTTCACCCGGGTGCTCCGCACCTTCCTCGTCCCCTACGACCGGATCGATCAGTGCACGGCCGAGGTCCGGCGCGGTTCCTACGAGATCTTCCGCGCCATGAGCCGTCGCCACAGCCACGCCGTCGGCATCGCCGGCTTCCTCTCGGGGGCCGAGATCGGCACCTTCCGGGTGAAGCGCGGCGCCCCCCTTGAGGGGGAAAGTCTCAGCCAGGGGACCCTCCGGAGCCGCTCCGGCGCCACCCTCCTCGTCATCAAGCGGGGGGAGGAGGTGGCCCCCAACCCCGACCCGGTCTGGGAACTGCGGGAAGGCGACGTCGCCCTTCTCCTCGGCACCCCGGACCAGCTTGCCGCCGCCGCGTCGCTCTTCGAGGCGCGCCGGCGCGATGCGCACCATTCCAAAGGAGTTAGTTCATGA
- a CDS encoding HD domain-containing protein gives MPSTATTARRCRELIESWLADGSFDAMLPEVTRLRGVPQPEQYHAEGDAYTHTLLAADAVPGGADARVFWGVLLHDIGKAETTAFIKGRWRSWGHAEAGAQLVPAAMERLGLGDLAADVAWLVKHHTFHFSWNLAPGVRLSRHQRRFMEHPLFPLLLQVCDADAVGSRGGSDKGMKIGLLVDMLLDEAKG, from the coding sequence ATGCCGTCCACCGCCACCACCGCCCGCCGCTGTCGGGAGCTGATCGAGAGCTGGCTTGCCGACGGGAGTTTCGATGCGATGCTCCCCGAGGTGACACGTCTGCGCGGGGTGCCCCAGCCCGAACAGTACCACGCCGAGGGGGACGCCTACACCCATACCCTTCTCGCCGCCGACGCGGTCCCTGGCGGCGCCGATGCGCGCGTCTTCTGGGGGGTGCTCCTCCATGACATCGGCAAGGCGGAGACCACCGCCTTCATCAAGGGGAGGTGGCGCTCCTGGGGACATGCCGAGGCGGGGGCCCAACTCGTCCCGGCGGCAATGGAGCGCCTCGGCCTCGGGGATCTCGCTGCTGACGTTGCCTGGCTCGTGAAGCACCACACCTTTCACTTCTCGTGGAACCTGGCCCCCGGCGTCCGGCTTTCGCGGCACCAGCGGCGGTTCATGGAGCATCCGCTCTTTCCGCTGCTGCTGCAGGTCTGCGACGCCGACGCCGTCGGCTCCCGCGGCGGGAGCGACAAGGGGATGAAGATCGGCCTCCTCGTCGACATGCTTCTGGACGAGGCGAAAGGGTGA
- the greB gene encoding transcription elongation factor GreB, protein MSKQSNYITPDGARKLRDELTWLWKEERPRVTQGVSDAAAEGDRSENAEYIYGKKRLREIDRRIRFLTQRLDLLTVVDAPPPATDKVFFGAWVRLENEEGDEAIYRVVGPDETDAARGYISLDSPMGKALLGRREGDEVLVRRPAGEALFTLVEVGYRPLT, encoded by the coding sequence GTGTCGAAACAGTCGAACTACATCACCCCCGACGGTGCCAGGAAGCTCAGGGACGAGCTGACGTGGCTCTGGAAGGAAGAGCGTCCCCGCGTCACCCAGGGGGTGTCGGACGCCGCCGCCGAGGGTGACCGTTCGGAGAATGCCGAGTATATCTACGGGAAGAAGCGGCTGCGGGAAATCGACCGCCGCATCCGCTTCCTTACCCAGCGGCTCGACCTCCTCACCGTGGTCGATGCCCCCCCGCCTGCCACCGACAAGGTCTTTTTCGGCGCCTGGGTCCGGCTCGAGAACGAGGAGGGGGACGAGGCGATCTACCGCGTCGTCGGCCCCGACGAGACCGATGCCGCCCGGGGGTACATCAGTCTCGACTCCCCCATGGGAAAGGCGCTTCTCGGCCGCCGCGAGGGAGACGAGGTCCTCGTCCGTCGCCCGGCGGGGGAGGCGCTCTTTACGCTCGTTGAAGTTGGATACCGACCCCTCACGTAG
- a CDS encoding flavodoxin family protein — protein MKKVLVAYYSRSGNTDKMARMIADGLATKDVAVDLKKVDEVEIDALPSYDGFIVGSPNYFGTMAWPVKKFIDESVKHFKKLDGKAAAAFTSEGMIGGGGDTVVLDILKAFLIHGCVVQGLTAAGHYGPVAVGAPDERIAREVGVLVEKFAALVNRP, from the coding sequence ATGAAGAAAGTGCTGGTTGCATACTATTCCCGCAGCGGCAACACCGATAAAATGGCGCGGATGATCGCCGACGGCCTCGCCACGAAGGACGTGGCCGTTGACCTCAAGAAAGTGGACGAGGTTGAGATCGACGCGCTCCCCTCCTACGACGGCTTCATCGTCGGCTCTCCCAACTACTTCGGCACCATGGCCTGGCCGGTGAAGAAATTCATCGACGAGAGCGTCAAGCACTTCAAGAAGCTCGACGGCAAGGCGGCCGCCGCCTTCACCTCCGAGGGGATGATCGGCGGCGGGGGGGACACGGTGGTTCTCGACATCCTCAAGGCGTTCCTGATCCACGGCTGCGTCGTCCAGGGACTCACCGCCGCCGGCCACTATGGCCCGGTGGCGGTCGGCGCCCCTGACGAACGGATCGCCCGGGAGGTGGGGGTGCTGGTGGAGAAATTCGCCGCCCTCGTGAACCGTCCGTAG
- the ald gene encoding alanine dehydrogenase, which translates to MVIGVPREVKVHEYRVGMTPAGVGELVRGGHRVLVERGAGEGSGFADDDYRQAGGECCGRDELFARSELVVKVKEPLPAEYELLREGQALFTYLHLAPNRPLAELLLRKNVTGLAYETIERGGALPLLAPMSEVAGRMAPLVGAFHLQRIHGGTGVLPCGVPGVAPARALILGAGVVGSGAARLCAGLGMETVVMNRGVERLQRLDELFSGRVRTAVLNRDALREELRQTDLVVGALLVPGGRTPLLIDRELLGTMKRGAVLVDVSVDQGGCAVTSRPTTHDDPVYEVDGVIHYTVANMPGAFPRTSTQALTNATLSYVKALAGQGIEGALRSDPVLAGALNTWRGGVAHRALAQALELPFSPFS; encoded by the coding sequence ATGGTAATCGGCGTGCCGCGGGAGGTGAAGGTCCACGAATACCGGGTCGGCATGACACCGGCCGGCGTGGGGGAGCTGGTCCGGGGAGGACACCGGGTGCTGGTGGAGCGCGGTGCAGGCGAGGGGAGCGGCTTTGCCGACGACGACTACCGGCAGGCAGGGGGAGAGTGCTGCGGCAGGGACGAGCTTTTCGCCCGGTCGGAGCTGGTGGTCAAGGTGAAGGAACCGCTGCCGGCGGAGTATGAACTGCTTCGGGAAGGACAGGCGCTCTTCACGTACCTCCACCTCGCCCCGAACCGCCCCCTCGCCGAGTTGCTTTTGCGTAAAAACGTGACGGGGCTCGCCTACGAGACCATCGAGCGGGGAGGGGCCCTGCCGCTCCTCGCCCCCATGAGCGAGGTGGCGGGGCGGATGGCGCCGCTTGTGGGGGCGTTCCATCTCCAGCGGATCCACGGCGGCACCGGTGTGCTGCCGTGCGGGGTTCCGGGGGTGGCGCCGGCACGGGCGCTCATCCTCGGTGCCGGCGTGGTGGGGAGTGGTGCCGCGCGGCTCTGTGCCGGGCTCGGGATGGAAACGGTCGTCATGAACCGCGGGGTGGAGCGGCTCCAGCGGCTCGACGAGCTCTTTTCCGGGCGGGTGCGGACGGCAGTCCTCAACCGCGATGCGCTCCGGGAAGAGCTCCGGCAGACCGACCTCGTCGTCGGTGCACTCCTCGTCCCCGGCGGGCGCACGCCGCTCCTCATCGATCGGGAGCTCCTCGGCACCATGAAGCGGGGAGCGGTCCTCGTGGACGTCTCCGTAGACCAGGGGGGGTGCGCCGTCACGAGCCGCCCCACCACCCACGACGATCCGGTCTACGAGGTGGATGGCGTCATCCACTACACCGTGGCCAATATGCCGGGGGCCTTTCCCCGCACTTCGACCCAGGCGCTCACCAACGCCACGCTCTCCTACGTGAAGGCGCTGGCCGGCCAGGGGATCGAGGGGGCGCTCCGGTCCGATCCGGTCCTGGCAGGCGCCCTCAATACCTGGCGCGGCGGCGTTGCCCACCGTGCCCTGGCGCAGGCGCTGGAACTGCCGTTTTCCCCCTTTTCCTGA
- a CDS encoding nucleoside 2-deoxyribosyltransferase yields MSGARLYLASPLGFSPENRPYLDRVKEKLISLGFTLFDPWEQSGFAPAIDDALRIEEFAPRVAAFRRIAAGIGRVNEEGIRASALLLAILDGAEVDSGTASEVGFAAALGKRCYGLRTDLRDCGDFTGVPINLQVLHFIEGSGGKLFRTIDAIDLSP; encoded by the coding sequence ATGAGCGGCGCCCGTCTCTACCTCGCATCCCCCCTTGGCTTTTCCCCCGAGAACCGCCCCTACCTTGACCGGGTGAAGGAGAAGCTCATCTCCCTCGGCTTCACCCTCTTCGATCCGTGGGAGCAGAGCGGTTTCGCTCCGGCCATCGACGACGCCCTGCGGATCGAGGAGTTCGCCCCGCGGGTCGCCGCCTTCCGCCGGATCGCCGCCGGCATCGGCCGGGTCAACGAGGAGGGGATCCGCGCCTCCGCGCTTCTCCTCGCCATCCTCGATGGCGCCGAGGTCGACTCCGGCACCGCCAGCGAGGTCGGTTTCGCCGCTGCCCTCGGCAAGCGTTGCTACGGGCTGCGGACCGATCTGCGCGACTGCGGCGACTTCACCGGCGTCCCGATCAACCTCCAGGTGCTGCATTTCATCGAGGGGAGCGGCGGGAAACTCTTTCGCACCATCGATGCCATCGATCTTTCTCCCTGA
- a CDS encoding ferritin family protein has translation MSLDMLTVLERCAEIELKNMELYDLFADCFADDIETARLWRKVARDEEGHANQFRLVAKMRSGGIESVNVDPWKAENAIKVVQSIINAVKRSPPSPEDALRSAIKLEEHLSAFHVECIATFEDEQLKKLFHAMMTVDDTHVKSLKEAYERCITRDRSLL, from the coding sequence ATGTCCCTCGATATGCTGACGGTGCTGGAGAGATGCGCCGAGATAGAGTTGAAGAATATGGAGCTGTACGACCTCTTTGCCGACTGCTTCGCCGATGATATCGAGACGGCCCGGCTGTGGCGCAAGGTGGCGCGGGACGAGGAAGGCCACGCGAACCAGTTCCGGCTCGTGGCGAAGATGAGGAGCGGCGGCATCGAGTCGGTTAATGTCGACCCCTGGAAGGCCGAGAATGCCATCAAGGTGGTGCAGTCGATCATCAATGCCGTGAAACGCTCGCCACCGTCGCCGGAGGATGCGCTTCGCTCGGCGATCAAGCTGGAGGAGCACCTGTCGGCGTTCCACGTCGAATGCATTGCCACGTTCGAGGACGAGCAGTTGAAGAAGCTCTTCCACGCCATGATGACGGTTGACGATACCCACGTGAAGAGCTTGAAGGAGGCGTACGAGCGGTGCATTACTAGAGACCGTTCCCTCCTCTAG
- a CDS encoding mannose-1-phosphate guanylyltransferase, with product MYVVILAGGSGTRFWPLSRKAHPKQLMSVFGGKSMLQRTVERVVPLNPKRILVVTNRLQADETRRQLSHLRGVRVEVIEEPMGRNTAPAICLAATLIARHDPEAVMAVLPADHYIRDEEEFCTTILRAREAAKNGYLVTLGIAPDRPETGYGYIEADTDLRGEGPYPVKRFVEKPDRARALEFLAAGTFYWNSGMFLWRADVILDQIARQMLPLTQAFAGITFSPDIWEPADLAPQIEAVYAMVAGESIDYGVMEKAENVVVLPAAFGWSDVGSWSALPEVLDADAAGNVVIDTATVALDAEGCVVRGGGKLVALVGVRDLVVVDTPDALLVCPKERAQEVKKVVEELERRGEKRYL from the coding sequence ATGTACGTCGTCATCCTCGCCGGCGGTTCCGGCACCCGCTTCTGGCCCCTTTCCCGCAAGGCCCATCCCAAACAGCTCATGTCGGTCTTCGGCGGCAAGTCGATGCTGCAGCGGACCGTCGAGCGGGTCGTCCCCCTCAACCCCAAGCGGATCCTCGTGGTCACCAACCGGCTCCAGGCCGATGAGACCCGGCGTCAGCTCAGCCATCTGCGCGGCGTGCGCGTCGAGGTCATCGAGGAGCCCATGGGGCGAAACACCGCCCCTGCCATCTGCCTCGCCGCCACCCTCATCGCCCGGCACGACCCCGAGGCGGTCATGGCGGTCCTCCCCGCCGACCATTACATCCGCGATGAAGAGGAATTCTGCACCACGATCCTGCGGGCGCGGGAAGCAGCGAAAAACGGCTATCTCGTCACCCTCGGCATCGCCCCCGACCGCCCCGAGACCGGCTACGGCTACATCGAGGCCGACACCGACCTGCGGGGGGAGGGCCCCTATCCGGTGAAGCGCTTCGTGGAGAAGCCCGACCGGGCGCGGGCGCTGGAATTCCTCGCCGCCGGCACGTTCTACTGGAACAGCGGCATGTTCCTCTGGCGGGCCGATGTGATCCTCGACCAGATTGCCCGGCAGATGCTGCCGCTCACCCAGGCCTTCGCCGGTATCACCTTCTCTCCCGACATCTGGGAACCGGCCGATCTGGCTCCGCAGATCGAGGCGGTGTACGCCATGGTGGCGGGAGAGTCCATCGACTACGGCGTCATGGAGAAGGCGGAAAACGTCGTCGTCCTCCCCGCCGCCTTCGGATGGAGCGACGTCGGGAGCTGGAGTGCGCTTCCCGAGGTGCTCGATGCCGACGCCGCCGGCAACGTGGTGATCGATACCGCTACCGTTGCCCTCGACGCCGAAGGGTGTGTCGTCCGCGGCGGAGGGAAACTGGTGGCCCTGGTGGGGGTGCGTGACCTCGTGGTGGTCGACACCCCCGATGCCCTGCTGGTCTGCCCGAAGGAGCGGGCCCAGGAGGTGAAGAAGGTGGTGGAGGAGCTGGAGCGGCGGGGAGAGAAGCGGTACCTGTAG
- the rpsA gene encoding 30S ribosomal protein S1 codes for MTIDDKDFNETTEEESFAELFEKSSRETTRLKPGSKVEATVLKIGADWVFLDIGKKGEGVLDRKELLDNEGNLTAAEGDTITAWFTGSVRNELRFTTKLAAGAAAQSQLEDAWRAGIPVEGYVAKEIKGGFEVKVGGNLRAFCPFSQISLRRAENPAEFVGKQLLFKIAEYGERGRNIIVSHRQVLEEEQKVKREALKETLLEGMTVSGTVTRLADFGAFVDLDGIDGLIPVSEAAWTRVKHVRDVLSVGDQVSVVIKRIDWESGKISLSLKDTQADPWEAVAEQFPEGSYHTGTVARLAAFGAFVSLAPGIDGLIHISKLGKGKRISHPREALNEGETVEVKVDGVDRENRKLSLSLAEVSRAAEEEQKSVASFRQQTTTSSKESMGSFGDLLKAKLDEKQ; via the coding sequence ATGACCATTGACGACAAGGATTTCAACGAAACGACCGAAGAGGAGAGCTTTGCCGAGCTCTTCGAAAAAAGCAGCCGCGAGACCACCCGTCTCAAGCCGGGGAGCAAGGTGGAGGCCACGGTTCTCAAGATCGGCGCCGACTGGGTCTTTCTCGATATCGGCAAAAAGGGTGAAGGTGTTCTGGACCGCAAGGAGCTGCTGGACAACGAGGGGAACCTGACCGCCGCCGAGGGGGACACCATCACCGCCTGGTTCACGGGAAGCGTCCGCAACGAGCTCCGCTTCACCACCAAGCTCGCCGCCGGCGCTGCGGCCCAATCCCAGCTGGAGGACGCCTGGCGCGCCGGCATTCCGGTGGAAGGGTACGTGGCCAAGGAGATCAAGGGGGGCTTCGAGGTGAAGGTCGGCGGCAACCTCCGCGCCTTCTGCCCCTTCTCGCAGATTTCGCTCCGTCGGGCCGAAAACCCGGCCGAGTTCGTCGGGAAGCAGCTCCTCTTCAAGATCGCCGAGTATGGCGAGCGGGGACGCAACATCATCGTCTCCCACCGCCAGGTGCTGGAGGAGGAGCAGAAGGTCAAGCGCGAGGCCCTCAAGGAGACCCTGCTGGAAGGGATGACCGTCTCCGGCACCGTAACGCGGCTGGCCGACTTCGGCGCCTTCGTCGACCTCGACGGCATCGACGGGCTGATCCCGGTCTCCGAGGCGGCCTGGACCCGCGTGAAGCACGTCCGCGACGTCCTTTCCGTCGGCGACCAGGTGAGCGTCGTCATCAAGCGGATCGACTGGGAGTCGGGGAAGATCTCCCTCAGCCTCAAAGACACCCAGGCCGATCCCTGGGAGGCGGTGGCCGAGCAGTTCCCCGAGGGATCCTACCACACCGGTACCGTGGCGCGACTGGCGGCGTTCGGCGCCTTCGTCTCCCTTGCCCCGGGCATCGACGGCCTGATCCACATCTCCAAGCTCGGCAAGGGGAAGCGGATCAGCCATCCGCGTGAAGCGCTGAACGAGGGGGAGACCGTCGAGGTCAAGGTCGACGGCGTCGACCGCGAAAACCGCAAGCTCTCCCTCTCCCTTGCCGAGGTGAGCCGGGCTGCCGAAGAAGAGCAGAAGAGCGTCGCTTCCTTCCGTCAGCAGACAACCACGTCGTCCAAGGAGTCCATGGGCTCTTTTGGCGACCTCCTCAAGGCGAAGCTCGACGAGAAGCAGTAG
- a CDS encoding DUF2845 domain-containing protein, which produces MGKMIAIAGACLLALAPWGAGASETGTMICRGGIVSIGDAIPAVLHKCGPPVYATQREQSEVTGSSRHGGTKTITRITIDDWTYNFGPNEFMYQLIFENGRVARIESLDWGY; this is translated from the coding sequence ATGGGCAAGATGATCGCCATCGCGGGCGCATGTCTGCTGGCGCTGGCGCCGTGGGGCGCCGGCGCGTCCGAAACCGGCACCATGATCTGCAGGGGAGGGATCGTCTCCATCGGTGACGCCATCCCTGCGGTGCTCCACAAGTGCGGCCCGCCGGTCTACGCCACCCAGCGCGAACAGTCGGAAGTCACCGGAAGCTCCCGGCACGGCGGTACGAAGACCATCACCCGGATCACCATCGACGACTGGACCTATAACTTCGGTCCGAACGAGTTCATGTACCAGCTGATTTTCGAGAACGGCCGGGTGGCGCGTATCGAGAGTCTCGACTGGGGATACTAG
- a CDS encoding R3H domain-containing nucleic acid-binding protein, translating to MKNSRRKETVDHDDTLLLVAILPAELQTALHRLPLDELLEVVMDLGRPPEARFPERVVRLAERPVTHEELAHVTALTGEFGDDNRAGIERTLHRISAIRNRKGQIVGLTLRVGRAVHGVIEILRDLVESGQSILILGRPGVGKTTKLREMARVLADDVGRRVIVIDTSNEIAGDGDIPHPGIGDARRMQVPRVDRQHAVMIEAVENHMPEVIIVDEIGTEAEAAAARTIAERGVQLIGTAHGTTLENLIKNPTLSDLVGGVQVVTLSDEEARRRRTAKTVSERRAPPTFEIVVEMVDRDEVIVHRDTAAAVDAILRGFAPRGERREQGADGQVHVRDEEPLLADTPPPPMAELAERRGPVRIYPYALSRDLLERVIRGLGLDARTVGGPDQATLIIALRSRADDLRLKRIVDAGEASLHFIKRNTANEMRRLLERIFHLMGGEEDDLLAGVIRETEEGIRRALEEGVAVELAPQRPALRKMQHRMIAGQGLVAESVGREPERRLVIQPLRDE from the coding sequence ATGAAAAACAGCCGCCGGAAAGAGACCGTCGACCACGACGACACCCTCCTCCTCGTCGCCATCCTGCCGGCAGAGCTCCAGACCGCGCTGCACCGGCTGCCGCTGGACGAACTGCTGGAGGTGGTGATGGATCTCGGGCGCCCGCCCGAGGCCCGATTCCCGGAGCGGGTCGTGCGGCTCGCGGAGCGCCCCGTCACCCACGAGGAACTGGCCCACGTGACGGCGCTCACGGGGGAATTCGGCGACGACAACCGGGCCGGCATCGAGCGGACGCTGCACCGGATCTCCGCCATCCGCAACCGCAAGGGACAGATCGTGGGGCTCACGCTTCGCGTGGGGCGGGCGGTGCACGGGGTGATCGAGATCCTGCGCGATCTGGTGGAGAGCGGCCAGAGCATCCTCATCCTCGGCCGCCCCGGCGTCGGCAAGACGACCAAGCTCCGGGAGATGGCGCGGGTCCTGGCCGACGACGTCGGCAGACGGGTGATCGTCATCGACACCTCCAACGAGATCGCCGGCGACGGCGACATCCCTCACCCGGGGATCGGCGACGCCCGCCGGATGCAGGTGCCGCGGGTCGACCGCCAGCACGCCGTGATGATCGAGGCGGTGGAAAACCACATGCCCGAGGTGATCATCGTCGACGAGATCGGCACCGAGGCCGAGGCCGCCGCGGCCCGCACCATCGCCGAGCGGGGGGTGCAACTGATCGGCACCGCCCACGGCACGACCCTTGAGAACCTGATCAAGAACCCGACCCTCTCCGATCTCGTCGGTGGGGTACAGGTGGTGACCCTCTCCGACGAGGAGGCCCGCCGGCGCCGCACCGCCAAGACGGTGAGCGAGCGCCGCGCCCCCCCGACCTTCGAGATCGTGGTGGAGATGGTGGACCGGGACGAGGTGATCGTCCACCGGGATACCGCCGCCGCAGTGGACGCCATCCTGCGCGGCTTCGCCCCCCGCGGCGAGCGGCGCGAGCAGGGGGCCGACGGACAGGTCCACGTCCGGGATGAGGAGCCGCTCCTCGCCGACACTCCTCCCCCGCCCATGGCGGAGCTCGCGGAACGCCGCGGGCCGGTCCGCATCTACCCCTACGCCCTCTCCCGTGACCTCCTGGAGCGGGTGATCCGGGGACTCGGCCTCGACGCCCGAACCGTCGGCGGCCCCGACCAGGCGACCCTGATCATTGCGCTCCGCTCCCGTGCCGACGACCTGCGCCTCAAGCGGATCGTCGACGCCGGCGAAGCCTCGCTCCACTTCATCAAGCGCAACACCGCCAACGAGATGCGCCGGCTCCTGGAGCGGATCTTCCATCTGATGGGGGGTGAGGAGGACGATCTGCTGGCGGGGGTGATTCGAGAGACGGAAGAAGGGATCCGGCGTGCCCTGGAGGAAGGGGTGGCGGTGGAGCTTGCCCCCCAGCGTCCGGCGCTGCGCAAGATGCAGCACCGGATGATCGCCGGCCAGGGGCTCGTGGCCGAGAGCGTCGGGCGGGAGCCGGAGCGGCGGCTCGTGATCCAGCCGCTGCGCGACGAGTGA